The Gadus chalcogrammus isolate NIFS_2021 chromosome 10, NIFS_Gcha_1.0, whole genome shotgun sequence genome contains a region encoding:
- the adrb2a gene encoding adrenoceptor beta 2, surface a yields MGSEIMGILEPRNDSSNGTGQEGGYTEVQMVLLGIFMSLLVLGIVFGNILVITAIARFQRLQNVTNCFITSLACADLIMGLVVVPFGACYIIFNTWHFGSFWCEFWTATDVLCVTASIETLCVIALDRYLAITSPFRYQSMLTKCKARIVVLLVWVIAALISYLPIHMKWWVENSDEARDCMNKSSCCDFNTNTGYAITSSIVSFYIPLFIMLFVYSRVFQEAKRQLRKIDQSMGRFQNMRNSDAASLEINVGRGGKKTKFCLRDHKALKTLGIIMGIFTLSWLPFFLLNVVGAIWKVDNIDQTFKVLNWIGYANSAFNPLIYCRSPEFRYAFQELLCMKSRFAQLSSKGGYIYTGHSWQSEQPPRNKGSSEENSDPGDRSSEKAEGVCDDPGKGTDPNGNCETNSPSVF; encoded by the coding sequence ATGGGAAGCGAGATCATGGGAATCCTGGAGCCCCGCAACGACTCGTCCAACGGGACGGGCCAGGAGGGCGGCTACACCGAGGTTCAGATGGTCCTGCTGGGCATCTTCATGTCCCTGCTGGTCCTGGGCATCGTCTTCGGCAACATCCTGGTGATCACGGCCATCGCCCGCTTCCAGCGCCTGCAGAACGTCACCAACTGCTTCATCACGTCGCTGGCGTGCGCCGACCTCATCATGGGCCTCGTCGTGGTGCCGTTCGGCGCCTGCTACATCATCTTCAACACGTGGCACTTTGGCAGCTTCTGGTGCGAGTTCTGGACGGCCACCGACGTGCTCTGCGTGACCGCCAGCATCGAGACTCTGTGCGTCATAGCACTCGACCGCTACTTGGCCATCACCTCCCCCTTCCGTTACCAGTCCATGCTGACCAAGTGCAAGGCCCGTATCGTGGTGCTGCTCGTGTGGGTGATAGCCGCCCTCATCTCCTATCTGCCCATCCACATGAAGTGGTGGGTGGAGAACAGCGACGAGGCCCGGGACTGCATGAACAAGAGCAGCTGCTGCGACTTTAACACCAACACGGGCTACGCCATCACCTCGTCCATCGTCTCCTTCTACATCCCCCTCTTCATCATGCTGTTCGTGTACAGCCGTGTCTTCCAGGAGGCCAAGCGGCAACTGAGGAAGATCGACCAGAGCATGGGGCGCTTCCAGAACATGAGGAACAGCGACGCCGCCTCGCTGGAGATCAACGTGGGCCGTGGCGGCAAGAAGACCAAGTTCTGCCTGAGGGACCATAAGGCTTTGAAGACTCTGGGCATCATCATGGGGATCTTCACGCTGAGCTGGctgcccttcttcctcctcaacgTGGTGGGGGCCATCTGGAAGGTGGACAACATCGACCAAACGTTCAAGGTGCTCAACTGGATCGGCTACGCGAACTCGGCGTTCAACCCGCTCATATATTGCCGCAGCCCCGAGTTCCGGTACGCCTTCCAGGAGCTCCTCTGCATGAAGAGCCGTTTCGCCCAACTGTCGAGCAAAGGTGGATATATCTACACCGGACACAGCTGGCAGAGCGAGCAGCCCCCCCGGAACAAGGGTAGCTCGGAGGAGAACAGCGATCCCGGGGACAGGAGCTCTGAGAAGGCAGAGGGGGTCTGCGATGACCCTGGGAAAGGGACGGACCCCAACGGGAATTGTGAGACAAACTCCCCCTCTGTCTTTTAA